Proteins encoded together in one Bacteroides zoogleoformans window:
- a CDS encoding PepSY-associated TM helix domain-containing protein has protein sequence MRFSKSPTEEGIPNVKNERQRNTQGKAGTLLRKWCRLVHRDVSFFFSGMVLIYAISGIAMNHRSSFNPHYSIERQEYKLTEALLPQADIRKEDVLKLLEPIDEAGNYTKHYFPKEGEMKVFLKGGSNVMIDLADRHVVYEKLTRRPLLSALTKLHYNPGSWWTHFSDLFAGGLILITLTGLIMLKGPKGLWGRGGIELAAGILIPLLFLFL, from the coding sequence ATGAGATTCAGTAAGTCGCCGACGGAAGAAGGCATACCGAACGTCAAGAACGAGCGGCAACGCAACACTCAAGGCAAGGCCGGCACGCTTCTGCGCAAGTGGTGCCGCCTTGTGCACCGCGACGTGTCGTTCTTCTTCTCGGGGATGGTGCTGATATACGCCATTTCGGGCATTGCGATGAACCACCGCAGCAGCTTCAATCCTCACTACTCGATAGAACGACAGGAGTACAAGCTGACCGAGGCGCTTCTCCCGCAAGCGGATATCCGCAAGGAGGATGTGCTGAAGTTGCTGGAACCCATCGACGAAGCAGGCAACTACACCAAGCATTACTTCCCCAAAGAGGGCGAGATGAAGGTGTTTCTGAAAGGAGGTTCCAACGTGATGATAGACCTTGCCGACCGCCACGTGGTGTATGAGAAACTGACACGCCGTCCGTTGCTGAGCGCCCTGACCAAGCTGCACTACAACCCCGGAAGCTGGTGGACACACTTCTCCGACTTGTTTGCGGGAGGACTTATCCTCATCACGCTGACAGGCCTCATCATGCTGAAAGGCCCGAAAGGATTGTGGGGACGCGGAGGAATAGAGTTGGCGGCGGGGATATTGATACCGCTGCTGTTTCTCTTTCTCTAA